A section of the Sebastes fasciatus isolate fSebFas1 chromosome 21, fSebFas1.pri, whole genome shotgun sequence genome encodes:
- the LOC141759299 gene encoding arylamine N-acetyltransferase, pineal gland isozyme NAT-3-like, with protein sequence MEMHLETYLSRIGFAGPVEPSLEVLRSLHTSHLFSVPFENLTLHSGGRVQLDLPLLYDKIVNQRRGGFCTENNGLFSWLLSRLGFQVTMLSGQVKSRLTGFYGPPFDHLVLMVRLDGQRWLCDVGYGAPCFSTPLSLETSGLQEQGHRVYRIRKVDEGMHFLEWQGEENKGVDGDWTQIYKFTLEPRRLKDFAEMCQYHQSSPCSLFFCKSLCTILRPGGTWLAYMGRKLTSTTISTKGTELETTIRELKDEEIPGVLAEEFGVVLNSPLIPKDETITPPTAMY encoded by the coding sequence ATGGAGATGCATCTGGAGACCTATTTGTCGCGCATCGGGTTCGCTGGTCCAGTCGAGCCCAGCCTGGAGGTCCTGAGGTCGCTTCACACCAGTCACCTGTTCTCGGTGCCGTTTGAGAACCTCACGTTGCACAGCGGCGGACGAGTTCAACTCGACCTTCCTCTTCTCTACGACAAGATCGTGAACCAGCGCCGAGGTGGTTTCTGCACCGAGAACAACGGTCTCTTCTCCTGGCTGCTGTCCAGACTGGGCTTCCAGGTGACAATGCTCTCAGGCCAGGTGAAGAGTCGTTTAACGGGCTTCTACGGGCCACCCTTTGACCATTTGGTCCTCATGGTGAGGCTCGATGGGCAGCGCTGGCTGTGCGACGTCGGGTACGGTGCTCCCTGCTTCAGTACCCCGCTTTCACTGGAGACCAGCGGCCTCCAGGAGCAGGGCCACCGGGTGTACCGCATCAGAAAGGTGGATGAGGGGATGCACTTTCTGGAGTGGCAGGGGGAGGAGAACAAAGGGGTTGATGGAGACTGGACACAGATCTACAAGTTCACCCTTGAACCTCGGCGTCTGAAGGACTTTGCAGAGATGTGCCAGTACCACCAGAGCTCCCCTTgctccctcttcttctgcaaGTCCCTCTGCACCATACTAAGACCAGGTGGGACTTGGCTCGCCTATATGGGACGCAAACTCACCAGCACCACCATTTCAACAAAGGGGACAGAGTTGGAAACCACAATCAGGGAACTTAAAGATGAGGAGATACCTGGTGTTCTAGCAGAGGAATTTGGAGTTGTGCTAAATTCTCCACTCATACCAAAGGATGAGACAATCACACCACCGACAGCCATGTATTGA
- the zdhhc20b gene encoding palmitoyltransferase ZDHHC20-B isoform X2 codes for MAPTHVLRCCQRGLAWIPVIFIALVVCWSYYAYVIELCIFTIPSIGEQIVYLIFFHLSFIMFVWSYWKTIFSQPANPSKEFCLPKPEKERYEKEERPESQQEILWRAATSLPLYTRTGAGAIRYCDRCQVIKPDRCHHCSACDMCVLKMDHHCPWVNNCVGFSNYKFFILFLAYSLVYCLFIAATVLQYFIKFWTNELPDTHAKFHVLFLFFVAAMFCISILSLFSYHLWLVGKNRSTIEAFRAPVFRTGSDKNGFSLGFRKNIAQVFGDQKKYWPLPIFTSQGDGLTFPTRLVNADVEQATVTLQPEPNKSVTDVPVSPVSESQNPLMSNDQHANNIGDHQSNNTLKSAESETITISMESES; via the exons ATGGCGCCCACACACGTCCTGAGATGCTGTCAACGGGGTTTAGCATGGATACCTGTGATTTTCATCGCCCTGGTCGTCTGCTGGTCGTATTACGCTTACGTGATAGAGCTTTGTATAT TCACCATCCCTAGTATAGGAGAGCAGA TTGTCTACCTGATCTTCTTCCACCTCTCTTTCATCATGTTTGTATGGTCTTACTGGAAGACCATCTTCAGCCAGCCTGCCAACCCCTCCAAAGAG TTCTGCCTGCCCAAACCTGAGAAGGAGCGTTACGAGAAGGAAGAGAGGCCAGAGTCCCAGCAAGAGATCCTCTGGAGAGCCGCCACCAGTCTGCCTCTGTACACCCGCACAGGAGCTGGAG CAATCCGTTACTGTGACCGCTGTCAAGTTATCAAGCCAGACCGCTGTCATCACTGCTCCGCGTGTGACAT GTGCGTGCTGAAGATGGACCACCATTGTCCCTG GGTGAACAACTGTGTCGGATTCTCCAACTACAAGTTTTTCATCCTCTTCCTGGCCTACTCGCTGGTGTACTGTTTGTTCATTGCGGCCACCGTACTGCAATATTTCATAAAGTTCTGGACA AATGAGCTGCCAGACACTCACGCCAAATTCCATgtcttgtttctcttttttgtggCCGCCATGTTCTGCATCAGTATTCTGTCCCTCTTCAGCTACCACCTGTGGCTTGTAGGGAAGAACAGGTCCACTATAg AGGCGTTCAGAGCACCAGTCTTTAGGACAGGCTCTGATAAGAACGGCTTCTCTCTGGGTTTCCGGAAGAATATCGCTCAGGTCTTTGGAGACCAGAAGAAGTACTGGCCGCTGCCCATCTTCACCAG TCAGGGAGACGGTCTGACGTTTCCCACAAGGCTGGTCAACGCTGATGTAGAGCAGGCCACAGTGACCCTGCAGCCCGAGCCAAATAAAAG TGTTACTGATGTCCCAGTGAGCCCCGTGAGCGAGTCACAGAATCCCCTCATGAGCAACGACCAGCATGCCAACAACATCGGAGACCATCAGTCTAATAACACCCTCAAATCAG CTGAAAGTGAAACCATTACAATCTCCATGGAGAGCGAGTCCTaa
- the zdhhc20b gene encoding palmitoyltransferase ZDHHC20-B isoform X1, giving the protein MAPTHVLRCCQRGLAWIPVIFIALVVCWSYYAYVIELCIFTIPSIGEQIVYLIFFHLSFIMFVWSYWKTIFSQPANPSKEFCLPKPEKERYEKEERPESQQEILWRAATSLPLYTRTGAGAIRYCDRCQVIKPDRCHHCSACDMCVLKMDHHCPWVNNCVGFSNYKFFILFLAYSLVYCLFIAATVLQYFIKFWTLCRRKSAENCPKNELPDTHAKFHVLFLFFVAAMFCISILSLFSYHLWLVGKNRSTIEAFRAPVFRTGSDKNGFSLGFRKNIAQVFGDQKKYWPLPIFTSQGDGLTFPTRLVNADVEQATVTLQPEPNKSVTDVPVSPVSESQNPLMSNDQHANNIGDHQSNNTLKSAESETITISMESES; this is encoded by the exons ATGGCGCCCACACACGTCCTGAGATGCTGTCAACGGGGTTTAGCATGGATACCTGTGATTTTCATCGCCCTGGTCGTCTGCTGGTCGTATTACGCTTACGTGATAGAGCTTTGTATAT TCACCATCCCTAGTATAGGAGAGCAGA TTGTCTACCTGATCTTCTTCCACCTCTCTTTCATCATGTTTGTATGGTCTTACTGGAAGACCATCTTCAGCCAGCCTGCCAACCCCTCCAAAGAG TTCTGCCTGCCCAAACCTGAGAAGGAGCGTTACGAGAAGGAAGAGAGGCCAGAGTCCCAGCAAGAGATCCTCTGGAGAGCCGCCACCAGTCTGCCTCTGTACACCCGCACAGGAGCTGGAG CAATCCGTTACTGTGACCGCTGTCAAGTTATCAAGCCAGACCGCTGTCATCACTGCTCCGCGTGTGACAT GTGCGTGCTGAAGATGGACCACCATTGTCCCTG GGTGAACAACTGTGTCGGATTCTCCAACTACAAGTTTTTCATCCTCTTCCTGGCCTACTCGCTGGTGTACTGTTTGTTCATTGCGGCCACCGTACTGCAATATTTCATAAAGTTCTGGACA CTTTGCCGGAGGAAATCGGCAGAGAACTGCCCAAAG AATGAGCTGCCAGACACTCACGCCAAATTCCATgtcttgtttctcttttttgtggCCGCCATGTTCTGCATCAGTATTCTGTCCCTCTTCAGCTACCACCTGTGGCTTGTAGGGAAGAACAGGTCCACTATAg AGGCGTTCAGAGCACCAGTCTTTAGGACAGGCTCTGATAAGAACGGCTTCTCTCTGGGTTTCCGGAAGAATATCGCTCAGGTCTTTGGAGACCAGAAGAAGTACTGGCCGCTGCCCATCTTCACCAG TCAGGGAGACGGTCTGACGTTTCCCACAAGGCTGGTCAACGCTGATGTAGAGCAGGCCACAGTGACCCTGCAGCCCGAGCCAAATAAAAG TGTTACTGATGTCCCAGTGAGCCCCGTGAGCGAGTCACAGAATCCCCTCATGAGCAACGACCAGCATGCCAACAACATCGGAGACCATCAGTCTAATAACACCCTCAAATCAG CTGAAAGTGAAACCATTACAATCTCCATGGAGAGCGAGTCCTaa